The Williamsia sp. DF01-3 genome has a window encoding:
- a CDS encoding nitroreductase family deazaflavin-dependent oxidoreductase produces the protein MGILTPVAIKIGAVSWMPKLLPQIEKWDTRLQRVSNGRLSALDIAGLPNITLTVPGRKSGVPRSTPLLCVPQDGGWLIAGSYFGAKQMPVWVLNLRACEKAEIVYRRETIQVSWREVTGAERDQAWQRMLAVWPNFAVYEKRTERTIPVFFLSPLASGS, from the coding sequence GTGGGGATTCTGACGCCGGTGGCGATTAAAATAGGTGCGGTCTCGTGGATGCCGAAATTGCTGCCGCAGATCGAGAAGTGGGACACCCGGCTGCAGCGGGTCAGCAATGGGCGGCTCAGTGCGCTCGACATCGCCGGTCTACCGAACATCACGTTGACCGTGCCGGGCCGGAAGTCGGGAGTCCCGCGATCCACACCGCTTCTCTGTGTGCCCCAGGACGGCGGCTGGCTGATCGCGGGCTCGTACTTCGGGGCCAAACAAATGCCGGTATGGGTTCTGAATCTCCGTGCCTGCGAGAAAGCCGAGATCGTCTATCGCCGCGAGACCATCCAGGTCTCGTGGCGCGAGGTGACCGGAGCCGAACGGGACCAGGCCTGGCAGAGGATGCTCGCGGTGTGGCCGAACTTCGCCGTCTATGAGAAGCGCACGGAGCGGACGATTCCCGTATTCTTCCTCTCGCCGCTCGCCTCCGGCTCGTAG
- a CDS encoding low temperature requirement protein A — translation MADRTSELGGDRSDGDSADSGGDQRTPLIAPPRLRTEDDRAATRLELFFDLAYVLVIHQLALALKDDLGWHGVGVFAGLFAVTWWSWVTTTLYANRFDTNDVLYRVLKLAATFAVAVMAASASAAVGGDGTVAFAVGYIATRVILAGLYLRAWRHISEVRVTINLYFAATVVSALIWTVSLLTPSPITYWLWALGIAIEAMAPFAATRWGPDVPLHLEHLPERFGLFVILVLGESISAIVLGMHETHWAWSSLSVAALGFTIAAAVWWMYFDIGGAEAKTLLQDDESAVGSGRADGYIYGHLPLTLGAALLGVGIEQYVLHPVGELTATGRWVLCGGLALFISGVCCIVGWSSSNWKSIFPWPALAIPAVIIVGFVDNALPFASAIVLAVGAIVAVVTGTVRRRRSTMDTTET, via the coding sequence ATGGCTGACCGCACATCTGAGCTCGGGGGCGATCGATCCGACGGTGACAGTGCGGACAGCGGGGGAGACCAGCGCACCCCGCTCATTGCGCCGCCTAGGCTGCGTACCGAAGATGATCGAGCTGCGACAAGACTCGAGCTGTTCTTCGACCTCGCGTACGTTTTGGTCATCCACCAGCTCGCGCTGGCGCTGAAGGACGATCTCGGGTGGCACGGTGTGGGGGTCTTCGCCGGTCTGTTCGCGGTCACCTGGTGGTCGTGGGTCACCACCACCCTGTATGCGAACAGATTCGACACGAACGACGTCCTCTACCGAGTGCTGAAGCTGGCTGCCACGTTCGCGGTCGCGGTCATGGCGGCGAGCGCGTCCGCGGCCGTCGGTGGCGACGGCACAGTGGCTTTCGCAGTCGGGTACATCGCCACCCGAGTGATCCTCGCCGGCCTCTACCTGCGGGCATGGCGACACATCAGCGAAGTCCGCGTCACGATCAACCTGTATTTCGCCGCGACGGTTGTCAGCGCTCTGATCTGGACGGTCTCATTGCTGACCCCGTCGCCGATCACCTACTGGCTCTGGGCGTTGGGGATCGCGATCGAAGCGATGGCGCCGTTCGCAGCCACCCGGTGGGGTCCTGACGTCCCACTGCACCTCGAACATCTGCCGGAACGCTTCGGTTTGTTCGTGATCCTGGTTCTCGGTGAATCGATCTCGGCCATCGTGCTCGGAATGCACGAGACCCATTGGGCGTGGTCGTCGCTCAGTGTTGCTGCTCTCGGCTTCACCATCGCGGCTGCCGTGTGGTGGATGTACTTCGACATCGGTGGCGCAGAGGCGAAGACCCTGCTGCAGGACGACGAGAGTGCGGTCGGAAGCGGCCGCGCCGATGGGTACATCTACGGGCATCTGCCGCTCACCCTCGGTGCTGCACTTCTCGGGGTCGGCATCGAACAGTACGTCTTGCACCCTGTAGGTGAACTGACGGCAACCGGGCGGTGGGTGCTGTGCGGTGGCCTGGCGCTGTTCATCAGCGGTGTCTGCTGCATCGTCGGCTGGAGTTCGAGCAACTGGAAATCCATCTTCCCGTGGCCGGCACTGGCCATCCCTGCCGTCATCATCGTCGGGTTCGTCGACAATGCCCTTCCCTTCGCGTCGGCCATCGTCCTGGCCGTCGGCGCGATCGTTGCGGTGGTCACCGGGACCGTCCGGCGGCGCAGAAGCACCATGGACACAACCGAGACATGA
- a CDS encoding DoxX family protein, with protein MNYSIVRSVGILLARIGIGSVFLAHGLQKLNTYGYAGTKASFQGMDVPMASVSAFVVTWLEILGGIALIIGVLTPIVGALFALDMLGTYFFAHIDMGLWVVDGGYELVLSLGMGSLLLAVVGAGRLSVDALLAPRVRWLAAGSTQPRNPVAASN; from the coding sequence ATGAACTATTCCATCGTGCGGAGTGTCGGAATTCTGCTGGCGCGCATCGGTATTGGGTCGGTGTTCCTGGCGCATGGACTCCAGAAACTGAACACCTATGGGTATGCCGGCACCAAGGCCAGCTTCCAGGGTATGGATGTGCCCATGGCGTCGGTGTCAGCATTTGTGGTCACGTGGCTCGAGATCCTCGGCGGAATCGCCCTCATCATCGGTGTGCTCACCCCGATCGTCGGTGCCCTGTTCGCGCTCGACATGCTCGGCACCTACTTCTTCGCGCACATCGACATGGGCCTCTGGGTGGTCGACGGCGGGTATGAACTGGTGTTGTCGCTGGGGATGGGATCGCTGCTCTTGGCGGTGGTCGGCGCGGGTCGTCTCAGCGTGGATGCCCTGCTGGCTCCGCGTGTTCGATGGCTGGCTGCAGGTTCGACACAACCACGCAACCCCGTGGCCGCGTCGAACTGA
- a CDS encoding MarR family winged helix-turn-helix transcriptional regulator, translating into MTGRPPTRWLDEQEMEAWLQVAVLLSRLPHALDAQLLRDAQLTHFEYEVLAALSEAPGRTLRMSALAELANGSLSRLSHVVKRLEQRQWVYRSACPEDGRFTNAVLTDAGWEKVVQTAPGYAENVRRLVIDPLTRAQLRQLAAIGRRINDGGPPSR; encoded by the coding sequence ATGACTGGCCGACCGCCGACACGATGGCTCGACGAGCAGGAGATGGAGGCCTGGCTGCAGGTGGCTGTTCTGCTGTCCAGACTCCCGCATGCACTCGACGCCCAGCTGTTACGCGATGCCCAGTTGACCCACTTCGAGTACGAGGTCCTGGCCGCACTGTCAGAAGCACCCGGACGAACACTCCGGATGAGCGCCCTGGCCGAGTTGGCGAACGGATCCCTTTCTCGCCTGTCCCATGTCGTCAAACGGCTTGAACAACGCCAGTGGGTGTACCGCTCCGCCTGCCCCGAAGACGGTCGGTTCACCAACGCCGTCCTCACCGACGCCGGGTGGGAAAAAGTGGTGCAGACAGCACCGGGCTACGCCGAGAACGTCCGCAGACTGGTCATCGACCCGCTCACTCGCGCCCAGCTACGACAACTCGCCGCCATCGGACGGCGGATCAACGACGGCGGCCCACCGTCCCGATGA
- a CDS encoding phosphotransferase family protein: protein MKLQRSSRDVTTLPDRLASWLCTVVPGGAKPQITVESGIDSNGMSSETIVLNAVWTDGVEQKKQRWVARVTPSDEDIPVFPSYRLDHQFEVMRLVGELTDVPVPRVHWMEATGDVLGTPFFLMDHVEGVVPPDVMPYTFGDNWFHDAPVERQRHLQDATVAVLAKLHSIPQPVETFAFLGDGLTGDTALRRNVNWCKSWYEFAVPGIGRSSLLDRAFVWLEENWPAQADAAEPVLLWGDARLGNTVYRDFEPVAVLDWEMTALGPRELDLAWMIFAHKVFQHITTSLGLPGMPTTLREEDVLSTYTELTGVELGDLTWFYAYSAVIWGCVFMRTGARQVHFGEIEMPEEVDGLFHHRQLLADLIGDNTRDAL, encoded by the coding sequence ATGAAACTCCAACGCTCGAGTCGTGATGTCACCACTCTTCCAGATCGACTGGCGTCCTGGCTGTGCACCGTGGTTCCCGGTGGCGCGAAGCCGCAGATCACGGTGGAGAGCGGGATCGATTCGAATGGGATGTCGTCGGAGACCATCGTGTTGAACGCGGTGTGGACCGACGGCGTCGAGCAGAAGAAGCAGCGGTGGGTGGCCCGGGTGACGCCGTCGGACGAAGACATCCCGGTGTTCCCCAGCTATCGCCTTGACCATCAGTTCGAGGTCATGCGTCTGGTGGGTGAACTGACGGACGTTCCCGTGCCCAGGGTGCATTGGATGGAGGCGACGGGGGACGTACTCGGAACGCCCTTCTTCCTGATGGATCACGTGGAAGGCGTGGTGCCCCCGGATGTGATGCCCTATACGTTCGGCGACAACTGGTTTCATGACGCCCCGGTCGAACGCCAACGGCACCTGCAGGATGCGACAGTCGCGGTTCTGGCGAAATTGCACTCCATTCCTCAGCCCGTGGAGACCTTTGCGTTCCTCGGCGACGGGTTGACGGGCGATACCGCGTTGCGGCGCAACGTCAACTGGTGCAAGTCCTGGTACGAATTCGCTGTGCCGGGCATCGGGCGCTCGTCGTTGCTCGATCGCGCATTCGTCTGGCTCGAAGAGAACTGGCCGGCACAAGCCGATGCGGCCGAACCGGTCTTGCTCTGGGGCGATGCCCGGCTGGGGAACACGGTGTACCGAGACTTCGAGCCCGTGGCCGTACTGGATTGGGAGATGACAGCACTCGGTCCACGTGAGCTCGACTTGGCATGGATGATCTTTGCGCACAAAGTGTTTCAGCACATTACGACGTCTCTCGGATTGCCGGGAATGCCGACGACGTTGCGCGAAGAAGATGTGCTGAGCACGTACACAGAGCTCACCGGGGTCGAGCTGGGTGACCTGACCTGGTTCTACGCGTATTCCGCAGTCATCTGGGGATGTGTGTTCATGAGAACGGGAGCTCGGCAGGTTCACTTCGGGGAGATCGAGATGCCGGAAGAAGTCGACGGCCTGTTCCATCATCGACAACTGCTCGCCGACCTCATCGGCGACAACACGAGGGATGCACTGTGA
- a CDS encoding TetR/AcrR family transcriptional regulator — MKADETVEDKTAGAGRPRDPRIDESILAATAELLVTIGYPALTLAAVAERAGTTKTALYRRWSGKAHLVHEAAFPATWTTLIPESGDLATDIRAMIDGSRRMFTDPVARAALPGLLAEIGADPQLNELVMRRFEDGVFAAMRTRLAQAVARGEVRAGADPDRLLEVVGGTTIIRLIMRPGDDLDDEWVDQTTELILHGISPPAITRGGQKVADSAT; from the coding sequence ATGAAAGCAGACGAGACAGTGGAAGACAAGACCGCCGGCGCCGGACGGCCACGTGACCCCCGCATCGACGAATCGATACTGGCCGCCACCGCAGAACTGCTCGTCACCATCGGTTACCCCGCCCTGACCCTTGCCGCGGTTGCCGAGAGAGCCGGTACAACCAAGACCGCCCTGTACCGGCGTTGGTCGGGCAAGGCGCACCTGGTCCATGAGGCTGCGTTTCCCGCAACGTGGACAACCCTCATCCCGGAATCCGGGGATCTCGCCACGGACATCCGGGCGATGATCGACGGTTCACGGAGGATGTTCACCGACCCGGTTGCACGGGCCGCCCTGCCAGGGCTTCTCGCCGAGATCGGGGCCGACCCGCAACTCAACGAACTCGTCATGCGGCGGTTCGAAGACGGCGTGTTCGCCGCCATGCGTACGCGTCTCGCGCAAGCTGTGGCTCGAGGTGAGGTCCGGGCGGGCGCGGATCCCGACCGATTACTCGAAGTCGTCGGCGGGACAACGATCATCCGGTTGATCATGCGACCAGGCGACGACCTCGACGATGAGTGGGTCGATCAGACCACCGAGCTGATCCTGCATGGCATTTCGCCCCCGGCGATCACCCGAGGCGGCCAGAAGGTGGCAGACAGTGCCACGTGA
- a CDS encoding LLM class flavin-dependent oxidoreductase — protein MPREGEPLHKMGFLTIGRFDPADPGTGHEELLRTIEVAEELGFDSVWLRHRHLQFGISSPVAVLAAASQRTSRIELGTAVIPLGLENPLRLAEDLATVDLLSGGRLNPGVSVGTPMRYEDFKHKLYPETHAQENFSKDRVIRLMDNIRGVPVSDFEGTVGIEQYSRIVQPHSPGLIDRLWYGGMMSSAIWAGQQGLNYLTSSVVTTEGTSSTDFAAIQAEHIDAYRAHHPNPEKARVSQGLVVIPTDSATPEQRRRYRDYADARFDRTLSPQGPRRMLFAPDIVGTSDEIAERLFAHAGFQRAGEVAFALPFSFDETDYLQIITDMATHLGPKIGWSPKA, from the coding sequence GTGCCACGTGAGGGCGAACCACTCCACAAGATGGGTTTTCTGACCATCGGGCGGTTTGATCCGGCTGATCCCGGAACCGGCCACGAGGAATTGCTGCGAACCATCGAAGTCGCGGAAGAACTCGGCTTCGACAGCGTGTGGCTTCGACACCGGCACCTGCAGTTCGGCATCTCCTCCCCCGTCGCGGTACTGGCTGCGGCAAGCCAGCGCACGAGCCGGATCGAACTCGGTACGGCGGTGATCCCACTCGGACTCGAGAATCCCTTGCGACTCGCCGAAGACCTGGCGACGGTGGATCTGCTGTCCGGGGGCCGGTTGAATCCTGGGGTCTCGGTGGGAACCCCGATGCGGTACGAGGACTTCAAACACAAGCTCTATCCCGAAACCCATGCGCAGGAGAACTTCAGCAAAGACCGGGTGATCCGGCTGATGGACAACATCCGCGGAGTACCGGTGAGTGACTTCGAGGGCACGGTTGGCATCGAGCAGTACTCGAGAATCGTCCAGCCACATTCACCCGGGCTGATCGACCGCCTGTGGTACGGCGGAATGATGTCCTCGGCGATCTGGGCCGGACAGCAAGGATTGAACTACCTGACCAGCTCGGTGGTGACCACCGAGGGCACATCCTCCACCGACTTCGCCGCGATACAGGCTGAGCACATCGACGCCTACCGCGCGCATCACCCGAACCCCGAAAAGGCCCGGGTGTCACAGGGATTGGTTGTCATCCCGACCGATTCGGCGACCCCGGAGCAGCGACGCAGATACCGCGACTACGCCGATGCCCGGTTCGACCGGACTCTCTCGCCTCAGGGCCCGCGCCGAATGCTCTTCGCCCCTGACATCGTCGGGACCTCGGATGAAATAGCGGAACGGTTGTTCGCCCACGCCGGCTTCCAGAGAGCCGGCGAGGTGGCGTTCGCGTTGCCCTTCTCGTTCGACGAGACCGACTATCTACAGATCATCACCGACATGGCCACCCACCTCGGCCCGAAGATCGGCTGGTCACCTAAAGCCTGA
- a CDS encoding alkaline phosphatase: MASPELSIDRNKVLRAGTTRRRFLTWAGVAGALAFTPGLVSSPTAFPSPAARGDHVFALGVASGDPLSDAVILWTRLAPEPLAPRGGMSESDVPVDWEIALDNKFANVVRRGTVNATARDAHSVHVDVRGLEPSTEYYYRFRSGGHISDVGRTRTAPAASADVAGMTFAWASCQAWADGFFNAYGDMASAAPDVVFHLGDYIYEKPIPADGGRRGSSAMPSSCHSEAHSLDDYRDRYALYKLDPHLQAAHRTSPFIVTFDDHEIENNWAADISEDSAPLPEFLTRRAGALKAWWENTPVRATVHPTRGDIRIYRRFTFGNLAEFSVLDTRQYRSDQVNGDTDGPLNRLTADPARTITGDVQERWILDGLGSSTARWNVLAHQTPMADLARSRRGSRAVSMDAWSGYEASRKRVLDGVRARGVENLVSIVGDIHRSVVSELKTTYTRPAPAVGVEIAGTSIASGADGSDSDEGDRELKAASPHVKFGNSQRGYVLNTLSRSSWEATFRVAESIADPGNTLHTRATITIPSARPEVLVT, encoded by the coding sequence GTGGCGTCACCCGAGCTGTCGATCGACCGGAACAAGGTTCTGCGGGCTGGGACCACCCGTCGCAGGTTCTTGACCTGGGCAGGCGTGGCCGGTGCCCTTGCCTTCACTCCCGGTTTGGTCAGTTCCCCCACCGCATTCCCCTCGCCCGCTGCTCGCGGCGATCACGTGTTCGCCCTCGGCGTCGCTTCTGGCGATCCACTCTCCGACGCGGTGATCCTGTGGACCAGGTTGGCTCCAGAACCCCTGGCCCCGCGGGGAGGGATGTCCGAGTCCGATGTGCCGGTCGACTGGGAGATCGCCCTGGACAACAAGTTCGCAAACGTGGTTCGACGCGGCACCGTGAACGCAACTGCACGCGACGCGCACAGCGTGCACGTGGATGTTCGTGGCCTCGAGCCATCCACCGAGTACTACTACCGTTTCCGGTCCGGCGGCCACATCTCCGACGTGGGAAGGACACGGACCGCACCGGCGGCGAGTGCCGATGTGGCCGGCATGACGTTTGCCTGGGCATCCTGCCAGGCCTGGGCCGATGGATTCTTCAACGCCTATGGGGACATGGCCTCGGCTGCACCAGATGTCGTCTTCCACCTCGGGGACTACATCTACGAGAAGCCGATACCGGCGGACGGTGGGCGACGCGGATCGTCTGCCATGCCGAGCTCGTGCCATTCCGAGGCACACAGCCTCGATGACTATCGCGATCGATACGCTCTGTACAAACTCGACCCTCATCTGCAAGCGGCACACCGCACGTCCCCGTTCATCGTCACGTTCGACGACCACGAGATCGAGAACAACTGGGCCGCAGACATTTCTGAGGACAGCGCACCTCTGCCGGAGTTCTTGACACGGCGGGCGGGCGCACTCAAGGCGTGGTGGGAGAACACACCCGTCCGGGCGACCGTTCATCCCACGCGCGGTGACATCCGAATCTATCGCCGATTCACGTTCGGCAACCTCGCCGAGTTCAGCGTGCTCGACACCCGCCAATACCGAAGCGATCAGGTCAACGGGGACACCGACGGCCCGCTGAACAGACTGACCGCAGATCCCGCTCGCACCATCACCGGCGATGTCCAGGAGCGCTGGATACTCGACGGTCTCGGCTCCAGCACAGCGCGATGGAACGTACTGGCCCACCAGACACCCATGGCAGACCTCGCCCGCTCGCGGCGGGGATCCCGTGCTGTGAGCATGGACGCCTGGAGCGGATACGAGGCATCGCGCAAGCGCGTCCTCGACGGCGTGAGAGCCCGGGGCGTCGAGAATCTCGTGTCGATCGTCGGCGACATCCATCGGTCCGTGGTGTCCGAACTCAAGACCACCTATACAAGGCCCGCGCCCGCAGTCGGCGTCGAGATCGCCGGCACGTCAATCGCATCCGGAGCCGACGGCTCTGATAGTGACGAGGGGGATCGCGAGCTGAAGGCGGCATCCCCGCACGTCAAGTTCGGCAACTCTCAACGGGGATATGTTCTGAACACACTGTCGAGGTCGAGTTGGGAAGCCACGTTCCGGGTGGCCGAATCGATCGCCGATCCCGGCAACACCCTGCATACGCGGGCTACGATCACCATTCCGTCCGCCAGGCCAGAGGTCTTGGTGACCTGA
- a CDS encoding alanine and proline-rich secreted protein Apa, with protein MTTRGMVTATVVAAWICMMMVGGCARGVDGRAVPVADPRPVGFIEFADAGFSITAPPGWTVRDDSDELIYGDVALTKKGDDASMILIGVLDGSIFASARSDNRVAAQELGSGMGEFFFPDSGTRVDREGGTLSGAQTTGAFEFYRVEFDDRSRSDAEVFSAVVEKAGERWWMTWLSNKNAVDVDEARELAESITPM; from the coding sequence GTGACCACTCGGGGGATGGTGACCGCAACTGTTGTCGCGGCGTGGATATGCATGATGATGGTCGGCGGATGTGCCAGGGGTGTTGATGGTCGAGCGGTGCCAGTCGCTGATCCCAGACCGGTCGGTTTCATCGAGTTCGCGGACGCCGGGTTCAGCATCACCGCGCCTCCGGGCTGGACGGTCCGAGACGATTCCGACGAACTCATCTATGGGGATGTCGCGCTCACGAAGAAGGGCGACGATGCGTCGATGATTCTCATCGGAGTGCTCGACGGGTCCATCTTTGCGTCCGCTCGGTCCGACAATCGCGTTGCCGCACAAGAACTCGGTTCGGGCATGGGGGAGTTCTTCTTCCCAGATTCGGGTACTCGTGTGGACCGCGAGGGCGGAACGCTGAGCGGTGCCCAGACCACCGGGGCCTTCGAGTTCTACCGCGTCGAGTTCGATGACCGGTCTCGATCAGATGCCGAAGTGTTCTCAGCCGTCGTCGAAAAGGCGGGCGAGCGTTGGTGGATGACCTGGTTGAGCAACAAGAATGCTGTGGACGTGGATGAAGCCCGCGAGCTGGCTGAATCCATCACCCCGATGTGA
- a CDS encoding ABC transporter ATP-binding protein, whose protein sequence is MTRPGGGGGPSMGAMPAEKARDFGPSVKRLIAVLSAHRIALWAVLLCAVASVVLNAVGPLLLGHATDLIFSGVIADRLPAGETKAEAVEALRQDGDGTFADMVAAMDLTPGVGIDFDAVGRVLILVLVLYAGSSLLSWLMGRLLNVVTQRTVQGMRSDVENKIHRLPLSYFDGNQRGDLLSRVTNDLDNVSQSLQQTIAQLLNSVLMVLAILVMMLWISPLLSLIAIVTIPAAVMVTTLVAKRSKPHFLAQWSSTGRLNGQVEEAFTGHEVIKAFGMQDDVEARFDDRNEKLYESSWRAQFISGIIMPAIMFLGNLNYVAVAVVGGLRVASGSLSLGDVQAFIQYSRQFTQPLTQIGSMFNLMQSGVASAERIFDILDADEQVPDPSDPISPGTSKGRITFDDVSFRYAPDRPLIEQLSLVAEPGHMVAIVGPTGAGKTTLVNLIMRFYDVDSGTISLDGVDTSLMTRDDLRERTGMVLQDSWLFGGTIRDNIAYGDPEADDEAIMEAARVSHVDHFVRILPDGYDTVIDEEGGGVSAGEKQLITIARAFLARPTLLILDEATSSVDTRTELLIQKAMAALRSDRTSFVIAHRLSTVRDADTILVMEEGQIVEQGSHDQLLAAQGAYYRLYNSQFVGPMDADDIDSPQMSKS, encoded by the coding sequence ATGACCCGCCCCGGTGGCGGAGGCGGACCGTCGATGGGTGCGATGCCCGCTGAGAAGGCACGCGATTTCGGTCCGTCGGTGAAGCGGCTGATCGCCGTGCTGTCCGCCCATCGCATCGCGTTGTGGGCCGTGCTCCTCTGCGCTGTGGCGTCGGTGGTCCTCAACGCCGTGGGCCCGTTGTTGCTCGGCCATGCAACAGATCTGATCTTCTCCGGGGTGATCGCCGACCGCCTGCCCGCAGGCGAAACGAAGGCCGAGGCCGTGGAGGCGCTACGACAAGACGGCGACGGGACATTCGCCGACATGGTCGCAGCGATGGACCTGACGCCGGGCGTCGGAATCGATTTCGACGCCGTCGGCCGCGTGCTGATACTGGTTCTGGTGCTCTATGCGGGGTCATCGTTGCTCAGCTGGCTGATGGGGCGTCTGCTCAACGTCGTCACCCAGCGCACCGTGCAGGGGATGCGCTCGGATGTCGAGAACAAGATCCACCGTCTGCCGCTGAGCTACTTCGACGGCAATCAGCGGGGTGACCTACTGAGCCGGGTGACCAACGACCTCGACAACGTCTCGCAAAGTCTCCAGCAGACAATCGCCCAGTTGCTCAACTCGGTGTTGATGGTGCTCGCCATCCTCGTGATGATGCTGTGGATCTCACCGCTGCTGTCGCTGATCGCCATCGTCACGATCCCCGCCGCGGTGATGGTGACAACCCTTGTGGCAAAACGCTCCAAACCGCACTTCTTGGCGCAGTGGTCGAGCACCGGACGCCTCAACGGTCAGGTCGAGGAAGCGTTCACCGGACACGAGGTGATCAAGGCCTTCGGCATGCAGGACGACGTCGAGGCAAGATTCGACGACCGGAACGAGAAGCTCTACGAGTCGAGCTGGCGGGCCCAGTTCATCTCCGGGATCATCATGCCGGCGATTATGTTCCTGGGAAATCTGAACTACGTGGCAGTCGCTGTGGTCGGCGGCCTGCGGGTGGCCTCGGGTTCGCTGAGCCTTGGTGACGTCCAGGCCTTCATCCAGTACTCGCGACAGTTCACCCAGCCACTGACCCAGATCGGGTCGATGTTCAACCTCATGCAGAGCGGTGTCGCGTCTGCCGAACGCATCTTCGACATCCTCGACGCGGACGAGCAGGTACCCGATCCCTCCGACCCGATCAGCCCCGGAACGAGCAAGGGTCGCATCACGTTCGACGACGTCTCGTTCCGCTACGCCCCGGATCGGCCGCTGATCGAGCAACTGTCGCTGGTGGCCGAACCCGGGCACATGGTCGCGATCGTGGGGCCGACGGGAGCGGGCAAGACCACCCTGGTGAATCTGATCATGCGGTTCTATGACGTCGATTCGGGAACGATCAGTCTCGACGGCGTGGACACCTCGTTGATGACCCGGGATGACCTTCGCGAACGCACCGGGATGGTGCTGCAGGATTCCTGGTTGTTCGGCGGAACGATTCGCGACAACATCGCGTACGGCGATCCCGAAGCCGACGACGAGGCGATCATGGAGGCGGCGCGGGTCAGCCACGTCGACCATTTCGTGCGGATCTTGCCGGACGGATACGACACGGTCATCGATGAGGAGGGTGGCGGTGTCAGCGCAGGCGAAAAGCAGCTGATCACCATTGCGCGGGCGTTCCTGGCGCGGCCGACTCTGCTCATCCTCGACGAGGCGACCAGTTCGGTGGACACCAGGACCGAATTGCTGATCCAGAAGGCGATGGCCGCGTTGCGCTCCGATCGCACCAGTTTCGTGATCGCCCACCGACTTTCCACGGTCCGCGATGCCGACACCATCCTGGTGATGGAGGAGGGACAGATCGTCGAACAGGGCTCGCACGACCAACTCCTCGCGGCGCAGGGGGCGTACTACCGGCTGTACAACAGTCAGTTCGTCGGGCCCATGGATGCCGACGACATCGACAGTCCGCAGATGTCCAAGAGCTGA